Proteins encoded in a region of the Perca fluviatilis chromosome 8, GENO_Pfluv_1.0, whole genome shotgun sequence genome:
- the ndufa9a gene encoding NADH dehydrogenase [ubiquinone] 1 alpha subcomplex subunit 9, mitochondrial: MATLALVSRPVGVLPKISSSCSSAVLSAASVTTIQQRKLHHAVIPKGKGGRSSSSGIAATVFGATGFLGRYVVNRLGRIGSQIVLPHRCDQYDIMYLRPMGDLGQIIFMEWDARNKESIKRALEHSNVVINLVGREWETSNYRYEDVFVTIPQQIAKAAREAGITKFVHMSHLNADIRSPSKYLRNKAVGEAAVRDEFPDAIIMKPSEIFGREDRFFNYFANMRWFGNAVPLISLGKKTVKQPVHVVDVAKAIINAVRDPDANGKTYALVGPNRYLLHDLVEYIYAVAHRPFVPYPLPRPLYHLAAQFFAMNPFEPWTTPDKVDRFHTTDLKYPGLPGLEDLGITPSTVEQKAIEILRRHRRFRYLEADLDETKPAKTVNY, encoded by the exons ATGGCGACCTTAGCGCTGGTTAGCCGTCCTGTGGGTGTCCTTCCAAAGATTTCAA GTAGCTGCTCCTCTGCTGTATTGTCAGCTGCCTCCGTCACCACAATCCAGCAGAGGAAGCTCCACCATGCTGTCATCCCCAAAGGGAAAGGAGGACGCTCGTCCTCCAGTGGAATAGCGGCAACAGTGTTTGGTGCCACAGGTTTTCTGGGTCGATACGTGGTCAACAGGCTAG GTCGGATTGGCTCTCAGATTGTACTCCCTCACCGCTGTGATCAGTATGACATCATGTACTTAAGGCCCATGGGTGATCTTGGACAGATCATTTTCATG GAGTGGGATGCCAGGAACAAAGAATCCATCAAACGGGCTTTGGAGCACTCTAATGTTGTCATTAACCTAGTGGGCAGAGAGTGGGAGACAAG CAACTATCGCTATGAAGATGTCTTCGTGACCATCCCTCAGCAGATTGCCAAGGCAGCCAGAGAGGCCGGCATCACAAAGTTTGTCCACATGTCTCACCTCAATGCTGACATACGCAGCCCGTCCAAATACCTGAGGAACAAG GCTGTAGGAGAGGCAGCAGTGAGAGATGAGTTTCCTGATGCAATCATCATGAAGCCCTCTGAGATCTTTGGGCGGGAGGACAGATTCTTCAACTATTTTGCAA ACATGCGCTGGTTTGGCAATGCTGTTCCACTCATATCCCTGGGGAAGAAGACCGTGAAGCAGCCTGTTCAT GTGGTGGATGTGGCCAAGGCCATTATCAATGCTGTCAGAGACCCTGATGCTAATGGAAAGACGTATGCATTAGTTGG TCCCAACCGTTACCTCCTTCATGACCTGGTAGAGTACATCTACGCGGTGGCACACAGACCTTTTGTGCCCTACCCCCTGCCCCGCCCACTCTATCA CCTTGCTGCTCAGTTTTTCGCCATGAACCCATTTGAGCCCTGGACAACCCCAGACAAAGTTGACAGA TTTCACACCACAGACCTGAAGTACCCAGGACTTCCCGGTCTGGAGGATCTTGGTATCACTCCTTCTACTGTAGAACAAAAGGCAATTGAGATTCTGCGTCGCCATCGCCGATTCCGTTATCTGGAAGCTGACCTGGATGAGACGAAGCCAGCCAAGACCGTCAACTATTAA